A genomic region of Mycobacterium senriense contains the following coding sequences:
- a CDS encoding phosphotriesterase-related protein, with protein MSELNTARGSIDTAALGVTLMHEHVFIMTTEIAENYPEAWGDEDRRVADAVKRLNELKARGVDTIVDLTVIGLGRYIPRIARVAAETELNIVVATGLYTYNDVPMYFHYLGPGGELGGPEIMTDMFVRDIEQGIADTGIKAGILKCATDTPGVTPGVERVLRAVAQAHKRTGVPISTHTHAGMRRGLEQQRIFEEEGVDLGRVVIGHSGDSTDVGYLEELIAAGSYLGMDRFGIDAISPFEDRVNIVAQMCERGHADKMVLSHDANCYFDALPDELVSQVMPNWHYLHIHNDVIPALKERGVTDEQLHTMLVDNPRRIFERQGAYE; from the coding sequence GTGTCAGAACTCAATACCGCTCGCGGGTCCATCGATACCGCCGCACTGGGCGTGACCCTCATGCATGAGCACGTGTTCATCATGACCACCGAGATCGCCGAGAACTATCCCGAAGCGTGGGGCGACGAAGACCGGCGCGTCGCCGACGCCGTCAAGCGGCTCAACGAACTGAAGGCCCGCGGCGTGGACACCATCGTCGACCTCACCGTGATCGGCCTGGGCCGCTACATCCCGCGGATCGCCCGGGTCGCGGCCGAGACCGAGCTGAATATCGTTGTGGCGACCGGGCTTTACACCTACAACGATGTGCCGATGTACTTCCACTACCTCGGCCCGGGCGGCGAGCTCGGCGGCCCGGAGATCATGACCGACATGTTCGTGCGCGACATCGAGCAGGGCATCGCCGACACCGGGATCAAGGCCGGGATCCTCAAGTGCGCGACCGACACACCCGGCGTCACCCCCGGCGTCGAGCGGGTGCTGCGCGCGGTGGCCCAGGCGCACAAGCGCACCGGGGTGCCGATCTCCACGCACACCCACGCGGGCATGCGACGCGGGCTGGAACAGCAGCGCATCTTCGAGGAGGAGGGCGTGGACCTCGGCCGCGTCGTCATCGGCCACTCCGGTGACAGCACCGACGTCGGATACCTCGAGGAGCTCATCGCCGCCGGTTCCTATCTCGGGATGGACCGGTTCGGCATCGACGCAATCTCGCCGTTCGAAGACCGGGTGAACATCGTGGCCCAGATGTGCGAGCGCGGGCATGCCGACAAGATGGTGCTCTCCCACGACGCCAACTGTTACTTCGATGCGCTGCCCGACGAGCTGGTGTCGCAGGTGATGCCGAACTGGCACTACCTGCACATCCACAACGACGTGATTCCGGCGCTCAAGGAGCGCGGCGTCACCGACGAACAGCTGCACACCATGCTGGTGGACAACCCGCGCCGCATCTTCGAGCGGCAGGGCGCGTATGAGTGA
- a CDS encoding DUF5996 family protein — protein sequence MTTHHDSIAWPSLRVDDWAPTRQTLHMWAQIVGKVRLAHSPLVNHWWQVTSYVTPRGLTTSAIPYGTAIFDMEFDFIDHVLMIRGSTGATRSVRLEPKSVAEFYSQTMRALDELGFSTRIQAHPNEVDPALPFAEDVEHASYDPDAANLFWRQLLAANRVLGQFRSRFMGKVSPVHFFWGAMDLACTRFSGRGAPRHPGGAPNCGDWVMAEGYSRELSSCGFFPGGGDEGAFYAYAYPEPDGFADYPVGPDEAGYDKDLGEYLLPYEAVRQVTDPDRTLLGFLQDTYEAAAVHGGWDRAALEDDPDRWKAYQTRA from the coding sequence GTGACGACGCACCACGACAGCATTGCGTGGCCGAGCCTGCGGGTGGACGACTGGGCTCCAACGAGGCAGACACTGCACATGTGGGCTCAGATTGTCGGCAAGGTCCGGCTGGCCCATTCGCCGTTGGTCAACCACTGGTGGCAGGTCACCTCGTATGTGACCCCGCGCGGTTTGACGACGTCGGCGATCCCGTATGGGACAGCGATCTTCGATATGGAGTTCGATTTCATCGACCACGTGCTGATGATCCGCGGCAGCACCGGTGCGACCCGCAGCGTGCGCCTGGAACCGAAATCGGTGGCCGAGTTCTACTCGCAGACGATGCGGGCACTCGACGAGCTGGGTTTCTCGACGCGCATCCAAGCGCACCCCAACGAGGTAGACCCGGCCCTGCCGTTCGCCGAAGATGTCGAACACGCGTCGTACGACCCTGATGCGGCGAACCTGTTCTGGCGCCAGCTGCTTGCTGCGAACCGCGTGCTCGGCCAGTTTCGGTCCCGGTTCATGGGTAAGGTAAGTCCGGTCCATTTCTTTTGGGGTGCAATGGATCTCGCATGCACCAGATTTTCCGGGCGGGGTGCACCCCGCCACCCGGGCGGCGCACCCAACTGCGGAGACTGGGTGATGGCCGAAGGCTACTCGCGAGAACTGAGCAGCTGTGGATTCTTTCCCGGCGGGGGTGACGAGGGCGCTTTCTACGCGTACGCCTACCCCGAACCCGACGGCTTCGCCGACTACCCGGTCGGACCCGACGAGGCGGGCTACGACAAGGATCTCGGTGAATACCTGTTGCCGTACGAGGCGGTGCGGCAGGTAACCGACCCCGACCGGACTCTTCTCGGGTTCTTGCAGGACACCTACGAAGCGGCCGCGGTGCATGGCGGGTGGGACCGCGCTGCGCTTGAAGACGACCCTGATCGCTGGAAGGCCTATCAAACTCGCGCATGA
- a CDS encoding AMP-binding protein: MSEPIPPIGTQISALAELAPDEPAVTCDGITLTRGELERSTNRLARAYAERGVGAGDYVTMVLPNSVEWIQAAVACWKLGAVPQPLSARLPDAELQSLVDLRPPALLVGREHHQIPSVPIGFIPDPGLSDGALPEAVSPVWKAMGSGGSTGRPKLIESGGDSRIPSAIGYPLGAQDGDTTLVPIPLSHNTGFTTATIALLMRHHLVLMSRFDPERFLRLIADHRVTFLTTVPTIMQRALPVYQADPGAYDLSSIRRFWHMGAPCPPAIKQAWIDLLGPEKVWELYGGTELQALTFISGDQWLTHRGSVGVVVAGEMKVLDDDGIPCPPGVIGEIYMRPGPDSAPTYRYVGATAKSRDGWDSLGDLGYFDADGFLYLSDRRVDMFTVGGRNVYPAEIENALSAHPDVLSCLVVGVPHDDLGQVPYALVHPIDGSVLDSAAVQAFLREHLAGYKVPHVVEFVDTPLRDDAGKARRSAVREQILERLAAAEAG, from the coding sequence ATGAGTGAGCCGATCCCGCCGATCGGCACGCAGATTTCGGCGCTGGCCGAACTGGCCCCCGACGAGCCGGCGGTCACCTGCGACGGCATCACCCTCACCCGCGGAGAGCTCGAGCGTTCGACCAACCGGCTGGCGCGTGCCTATGCCGAACGTGGCGTCGGCGCCGGCGATTACGTGACGATGGTGCTGCCCAACTCGGTCGAGTGGATCCAGGCCGCGGTGGCGTGCTGGAAGCTGGGCGCGGTGCCGCAGCCGTTGTCCGCGCGGTTGCCGGACGCAGAGCTGCAGAGCTTGGTGGACCTACGGCCACCCGCCCTGCTGGTCGGCCGCGAGCATCACCAGATACCAAGCGTGCCAATCGGTTTCATACCCGACCCAGGGTTGTCGGACGGCGCGCTGCCGGAGGCGGTGTCGCCGGTGTGGAAGGCGATGGGTTCGGGCGGCAGCACCGGCCGGCCCAAGCTGATCGAGTCCGGTGGCGACAGCCGGATACCGTCGGCGATCGGCTATCCGCTGGGCGCCCAGGACGGCGACACCACCCTGGTGCCGATCCCGCTGTCACACAACACCGGCTTCACCACCGCGACCATCGCACTGCTGATGCGGCATCACCTGGTGCTGATGAGCCGGTTCGACCCCGAGCGGTTCCTGCGGCTGATCGCCGACCATCGCGTGACGTTTCTGACGACGGTGCCGACGATCATGCAGCGGGCGCTGCCGGTCTACCAGGCCGACCCAGGCGCCTACGACCTCTCGTCCATTCGGCGGTTCTGGCACATGGGGGCGCCCTGCCCGCCCGCCATCAAGCAGGCGTGGATCGATCTGCTGGGTCCGGAGAAAGTCTGGGAACTCTACGGCGGCACCGAATTACAGGCGCTGACGTTCATCTCCGGAGACCAGTGGCTGACGCACCGCGGGTCGGTCGGCGTGGTGGTCGCCGGGGAGATGAAGGTGCTCGACGACGACGGCATCCCCTGCCCGCCCGGCGTAATCGGCGAGATCTACATGCGACCCGGCCCGGACAGCGCGCCCACCTACCGCTACGTCGGCGCCACGGCGAAGAGCCGCGACGGCTGGGACTCGCTGGGCGATCTCGGCTATTTCGACGCCGACGGGTTCCTGTACCTCTCGGACCGGCGGGTCGACATGTTCACCGTCGGCGGCCGCAACGTCTATCCCGCCGAGATCGAGAACGCGCTCTCGGCGCACCCGGATGTGTTGTCCTGCCTGGTCGTCGGCGTCCCTCACGACGATCTCGGCCAGGTGCCGTACGCGCTCGTGCACCCGATCGACGGCTCGGTACTGGATTCCGCTGCCGTGCAAGCGTTTCTGCGCGAGCACCTGGCGGGGTACAAGGTGCCGCATGTCGTCGAGTTCGTCGACACCCCGCTGCGCGACGACGCCGGCAAGGCTCGCCGCTCGGCGGTGCGCGAACAAATCCTGGAACGGCTGGCCGCTGCGGAAGCCGGCTGA
- a CDS encoding R2-like ligand-binding oxidase, producing the protein MNRTRIASMAEGGLNWDSLPLKLFAGGNAKFWNPADIDFSRDREDWERLTDDERSYATRLCAEFIAGEESVTQDIQPFMAAMRAEGRLGDEMYLTQFAFEEAKHVQVFRMWLDAVGITEDLHDYLEDVPTYRTIFYDELPECLNALTVDPSPAAQVRASVTYNHMVEGMLALTGYFGWHKICVERGILPGMQELVRRIGDDERRHMAWGTFTCRRHVAADDANWGVFETRMNELMPLGLRLIEEGFALYDPMPFGLSVDEFMQYASDKGMRRFGTIASARGRPVGEIDLDYTPVQLEDTFAEEDEKLLAGASA; encoded by the coding sequence ATGAATCGCACCCGAATCGCCTCGATGGCCGAGGGCGGTCTCAACTGGGACAGCCTGCCGCTCAAGCTGTTTGCGGGCGGCAACGCGAAGTTCTGGAATCCGGCCGACATCGACTTCTCCCGCGATCGCGAGGACTGGGAACGGCTCACCGACGACGAACGCAGCTATGCGACCCGGCTGTGCGCCGAGTTCATCGCCGGCGAGGAGTCGGTGACCCAGGACATCCAGCCGTTCATGGCCGCGATGCGGGCCGAAGGCCGGCTCGGCGACGAGATGTATCTGACGCAGTTCGCCTTCGAGGAGGCCAAGCACGTGCAGGTGTTCCGCATGTGGCTCGACGCCGTCGGCATCACCGAGGACCTGCACGACTACCTCGAGGACGTCCCGACCTACCGCACGATCTTCTACGACGAGCTGCCGGAGTGCCTGAACGCGCTGACGGTCGATCCGTCGCCGGCCGCCCAGGTGCGGGCGTCGGTCACGTATAACCACATGGTTGAGGGCATGCTCGCGCTGACCGGTTACTTCGGCTGGCACAAGATCTGCGTGGAGCGCGGCATCCTGCCCGGCATGCAGGAGCTGGTGCGGCGCATCGGCGATGACGAGCGACGGCACATGGCCTGGGGCACCTTCACCTGCCGGCGCCACGTCGCCGCCGACGACGCCAACTGGGGCGTCTTCGAAACGCGGATGAACGAGCTGATGCCGCTCGGTCTGCGCCTGATCGAGGAAGGCTTCGCCCTCTACGACCCGATGCCGTTCGGCCTGTCGGTGGACGAGTTCATGCAGTACGCCTCCGACAAGGGGATGCGGCGCTTCGGCACCATCGCCAGCGCCCGAGGCCGCCCCGTCGGCGAGATCGACCTCGACTACACGCCAGTGCAGCTCGAGGACACCTTCGCCGAGGAGGACGAGAAGCTGCTGGCCGGGGCCTCCGCTTAG
- a CDS encoding acyl-CoA dehydrogenase encodes MLLNPNHLQRQYPDRRSGEIMAATVDFFESRGKARLKTDDHERVWYSEFLDHIGRERIFASLLTPSGYGASDVEACRWDTYRISAFAEIVGFYGLNYWYPFQVTALGLGPIWMSGNEDAKRKAAALLEAGEVFAFGLSEQTHGADVYQTDMNLTPKDGGWTATGEKYYIGNANVARMVSTFGKFDGTDEYVFFAADSQHDRYDLIKNVVNSQNFVANYALREYPVTEADILHRGPEAFHAALNTVNVCKYNLGWGAVGMCTHAMYEAVTHASNRILYGTVVTDFTHVRRLLTDAYARLVAMRLVATRACDYMRSASAEDRRYLLYSPLTKAKITSEGERVVTALWDVIAAKGVEKDTIFEAMTREIGLLPRLEGTVHINVGLLGKFMPNFLFAPNSTLPLIPRRDDAADDTFLFAQGPTGGLGKVRFHDWRASFDSFGHLPNVALLRSQIDVLADMLAGATPDAAQQKDIDFAFAVGQLFATVPYAQLILEEAGLSGVDEGLLDEIFAVLVRDFNAYAVELSDKPATTDAQARFALRMIRRPAHDPARYDQIWKDHVLPLSGAYRMRP; translated from the coding sequence ATGTTGCTCAATCCCAACCACTTGCAACGCCAGTACCCAGACCGCCGTTCGGGGGAGATCATGGCCGCGACGGTCGACTTCTTCGAGTCCCGGGGCAAGGCCCGGTTGAAGACCGACGACCACGAACGGGTCTGGTATTCGGAGTTTTTGGACCACATCGGGCGGGAGCGCATCTTCGCCTCGTTGCTGACCCCGTCGGGGTATGGCGCCTCGGATGTCGAGGCTTGCCGCTGGGACACCTACCGGATCAGTGCGTTCGCCGAGATCGTCGGCTTCTACGGGTTGAACTACTGGTATCCCTTCCAGGTCACCGCGCTGGGCCTGGGCCCGATCTGGATGAGCGGCAACGAGGACGCCAAGCGCAAGGCCGCCGCGCTGCTCGAGGCCGGCGAGGTGTTCGCCTTCGGCCTGTCGGAGCAGACGCACGGCGCGGACGTCTACCAGACCGACATGAACCTGACGCCGAAAGACGGGGGCTGGACCGCCACCGGGGAGAAGTACTACATCGGCAACGCCAACGTGGCGCGGATGGTCTCCACCTTCGGCAAGTTCGACGGCACCGACGAGTATGTGTTCTTCGCCGCCGACTCACAGCATGATCGCTACGACCTGATCAAGAACGTGGTGAACTCGCAGAACTTCGTCGCGAACTACGCGCTGCGCGAGTACCCGGTCACCGAGGCCGACATCCTGCACCGTGGCCCCGAGGCCTTCCACGCCGCGCTCAACACCGTCAACGTCTGCAAGTACAACCTCGGCTGGGGCGCGGTCGGCATGTGCACCCATGCGATGTACGAGGCGGTCACCCACGCGTCCAACCGCATCCTGTACGGGACCGTCGTCACCGACTTCACCCACGTGCGGCGGCTGCTGACCGACGCCTACGCGCGGCTGGTCGCGATGCGGCTGGTCGCCACCCGGGCGTGCGACTACATGCGCAGCGCGTCGGCCGAGGACCGCCGCTACCTGCTGTACAGCCCGCTCACCAAAGCGAAGATCACCAGCGAAGGCGAACGGGTCGTCACCGCGCTGTGGGACGTCATCGCGGCCAAGGGCGTGGAGAAGGACACCATCTTCGAGGCGATGACCCGCGAAATCGGCCTGCTGCCAAGGCTGGAGGGCACCGTCCACATCAACGTCGGGCTGCTGGGCAAGTTCATGCCCAACTTCCTGTTCGCCCCCAACAGCACGCTGCCGTTGATTCCGCGCCGCGACGACGCGGCCGACGACACCTTCCTGTTCGCGCAGGGGCCGACCGGCGGCCTGGGCAAGGTCCGCTTCCACGACTGGCGCGCGTCGTTCGACAGCTTCGGGCACCTGCCCAACGTCGCGCTGCTGCGCTCGCAGATCGACGTGCTCGCCGACATGCTGGCCGGCGCCACCCCGGATGCCGCGCAGCAGAAGGACATCGACTTCGCCTTCGCCGTCGGGCAGTTGTTCGCGACCGTGCCCTACGCCCAGCTCATCCTGGAGGAGGCCGGGCTCTCGGGCGTCGACGAGGGGTTGCTCGACGAGATCTTCGCTGTGCTGGTCCGCGACTTCAACGCCTATGCCGTGGAGCTGTCCGACAAGCCGGCGACGACCGACGCACAGGCCCGCTTCGCGCTGCGGATGATCCGCCGGCCCGCGCATGATCCCGCGCGTTACGACCAGATCTGGAAGGACCACGTGCTGCCGCTCAGCGGCGCGTACCGGATGCGCCCCTGA
- a CDS encoding TetR/AcrR family transcriptional regulator, with the protein MPTVTWARVDPARRAAIIEAAEAEFGAHGFSRGSLNVIARRAGVAKGSLFQYFADKRGLYAFIADIGSQRVRAYMEDRIRELDPSRPFFDFLTDWLDAWVAYFADHPHERALHAAATLEVDTEARVSVQNVIHRHYLEVMRPLVRDAHVRGDLRADSDTDALLSLLLLIFPHLALAPYMRGLDPILGLDEPTPEQPALAVRRLVAVLAAAFSAAPNTPPISSAPKRSEEVT; encoded by the coding sequence TTGCCAACGGTCACCTGGGCGCGCGTCGATCCCGCTCGCCGCGCGGCGATCATCGAGGCAGCCGAGGCCGAGTTCGGGGCGCACGGGTTCTCCCGGGGCAGCCTGAACGTCATCGCCCGCCGCGCCGGGGTCGCCAAGGGCAGCCTGTTCCAGTACTTCGCCGACAAGCGTGGCCTGTACGCGTTCATCGCCGACATCGGCAGCCAGCGGGTGCGTGCCTACATGGAAGACCGCATCCGTGAACTCGACCCGAGCCGGCCCTTCTTCGACTTCCTCACCGACTGGCTCGACGCGTGGGTGGCCTACTTCGCGGACCATCCGCACGAACGCGCGCTGCACGCCGCGGCGACCCTGGAAGTCGACACCGAAGCCCGCGTCAGCGTGCAGAACGTCATCCACCGGCACTACCTGGAAGTGATGCGCCCGCTCGTCCGCGACGCGCACGTCCGCGGTGACCTGCGTGCGGATTCCGACACCGACGCGCTGTTGTCGTTGCTGCTGTTGATCTTTCCGCACTTGGCGCTGGCGCCGTACATGCGCGGCCTTGATCCGATTCTGGGGCTCGACGAGCCCACCCCGGAACAGCCGGCGCTGGCCGTGCGCAGGCTCGTCGCCGTGCTTGCGGCCGCGTTCTCGGCTGCGCCGAACACCCCGCCAATCAGCTCAGCCCCCAAACGATCTGAGGAGGTCACATGA